The Candidatus Methylomirabilota bacterium region CAGAACGGGGAACTTGCTGCCCTTGAGCCGCTCGCAGATCACCACGGGCCGGCGTCGGCCCTCGCGCTCGAGCTTGACCACGAGGGCGGTCAGCTCGTAGGCGGGGTCGATCTCCTGCGAGATCATCACGATCTCCTCGGGCTTGATGCGCTTGACGAGGTCGAGATAGGCGGTAAGGCTCTGCGCCATCAGTAGCTCCTTCAGGGTGACGGCAATGAAACGGGCGGGGCAATCAGCCGGCGCTAGCTTAGCCCGCCTGGCCGGGGCGATACAAGGGCGCCTCCGGCGTCCGGACGCGCTCCGGCCTCACGCCCATTCCGATGAGCCTGGCAGGAATGCGCGGAAGCCCGGGAAGCTGCGCGAGCAGACGCAGGATGAGTGGCGCCCGGGGCGGGCCCGTGCTGCTCAACACGGGCCCGATGACCCGCCGCTGAACGATAACCTGGAACCGCTGAATGACGCGCGTGGGGAGCTCGCGCCGGCGCTGGACCCGGCGCAGGTCATCATCCGTCACTCGCCGCTCGCGCAGCGGCGCGGCGAGGAGATTGGCGCTGGCCACGGCATCCTGGATGGCGAGGTTGATGCCGACGCCCCCCACGGGGGACATGGCGTGCGCGGCGTCACCGATGCAGAGGAGCCCCGTGCGGTACCATTGCCGCAGCCGGTCCACGCGCACGGTCAGGAGACTCATGTCGCCCCAGTCGCGCAGCTCCGTCGTCCGGTCTTTGATCCAGGGCGAGAGGAGCGCCACCTGCTCACGGAACGCCTCCATCCCCCGCGCCCGCAGCGACTCGATCGTCCCCTTGGCAATGACGAACCCGCACTGCCAGTAGTCGCCACGGTCGAGCATGACGAAGATGCGACCGGACCCGAACTGCCCCATGACTCCCCCGGGGTCGTCCGGCCGGCGCGAGAGCTTGAACCACAGCACGTCCATCGGCGCTCCCAGCTCCTCGATGGCCAGCCCCGCCCTCTCCCGCAGGACGGAGTGCCGCCCGTCCGCGGCCACCACGAGGTCGGCGCGGACTTCTTGCGTCCCTTCCGGCGTCGTCACGCGCACCCCGACCACGCGCCCGGACTCCTCCACGAGATCGGTGGCCTCGGCCCGCATCCAGAGACGGAAGCCTGGATAGCGGGCGGCGCGGAGGGCGAGAAAGTTCAGAAAGTCCCACTGCGGCATGAAGGCGATGAACTTGCAGCGCGTGGGCAGATGCCCGAGGTCCGCGATCGTCACGCGCTGGGAGCCGACGACCGCGGTCAGCTGCCTGACTTTCTGGTGGGGCAGCTGGAGGAACTCGTCGAGCCATCCTAGCTCGTGCATGATCTCGAGCGTGGACGGGTGGATGGTGTCGCCCCGGAAGTCGCGCAGGAAATCGGCATGCTTCTCCAGGACGACAACGTCGACGCCCGCGCGGGCGAGCAGGGTGCCCAGCATCATGCCGGCGGGGCCGCCGCCCGCGATGCAGCAGCAAACCGCGCCCGTGTCAGCGGGCACGGATGCCCATCCGTGTCGAGATTACGCCCCTCATGCCCCGTCCGGGTTGCGGTACACTGCCGCCTGACGCGAGTGGGGCACGCGGGTAGCTCGGCTCATAACCAGAGGAGATCATCTCGTGG contains the following coding sequences:
- a CDS encoding FAD-dependent oxidoreductase, whose amino-acid sequence is MPADTGAVCCCIAGGGPAGMMLGTLLARAGVDVVVLEKHADFLRDFRGDTIHPSTLEIMHELGWLDEFLQLPHQKVRQLTAVVGSQRVTIADLGHLPTRCKFIAFMPQWDFLNFLALRAARYPGFRLWMRAEATDLVEESGRVVGVRVTTPEGTQEVRADLVVAADGRHSVLRERAGLAIEELGAPMDVLWFKLSRRPDDPGGVMGQFGSGRIFVMLDRGDYWQCGFVIAKGTIESLRARGMEAFREQVALLSPWIKDRTTELRDWGDMSLLTVRVDRLRQWYRTGLLCIGDAAHAMSPVGGVGINLAIQDAVASANLLAAPLRERRVTDDDLRRVQRRRELPTRVIQRFQVIVQRRVIGPVLSSTGPPRAPLILRLLAQLPGLPRIPARLIGMGVRPERVRTPEAPLYRPGQAG